A window of the Euzebya pacifica genome harbors these coding sequences:
- a CDS encoding diacylglycerol/lipid kinase family protein, with translation MSHPFGTLHLIANPTSGSGAVRKTMPELRRLLDEHELDHEVHLTTGPGHATELARSIVEGGGRYIAAVGGDGTVHEVVNGLLDADGQPIAADIVLAVVRAGSGGDFARTFGLDRPVERLVRRHLTGTATMPLDVGHVTYVKDGREESCFFVNIAEVGWGADVVRRAAKLPRFVGRVRYLISALAAVRAANPQQVALVLEKTTANIGMVELVVANGQFFGGGMKVAPRALPDDGLFNVLAFTGGKAQVFTLTPKLFQGEHLPNPRIAEWQSSTASVAPEEPMLVEADGEVLGTTPASFTVVDKPLVLKI, from the coding sequence ATGAGCCACCCCTTCGGCACCCTGCACCTGATCGCCAACCCGACCTCGGGAAGCGGCGCGGTCCGCAAGACCATGCCCGAGCTGCGCCGTCTGCTGGACGAGCACGAGCTGGACCACGAGGTCCACCTGACGACGGGCCCCGGCCACGCCACCGAGCTGGCCCGCAGCATCGTCGAGGGTGGGGGCCGCTACATCGCGGCAGTCGGTGGCGACGGAACCGTCCACGAGGTCGTCAACGGCCTGCTGGACGCCGACGGGCAGCCGATCGCCGCCGACATCGTGCTGGCCGTCGTCCGTGCCGGATCCGGCGGCGACTTCGCCCGCACGTTCGGGCTGGACCGGCCGGTCGAGCGCCTCGTCCGTCGTCACCTGACGGGCACGGCCACGATGCCGCTTGACGTCGGGCACGTCACCTACGTCAAGGATGGTCGCGAGGAGAGCTGCTTCTTCGTCAACATCGCCGAGGTCGGCTGGGGCGCCGATGTGGTCCGTCGTGCCGCGAAGCTGCCCCGCTTCGTCGGGCGCGTCCGCTACCTGATCTCCGCGCTGGCCGCCGTGCGGGCCGCCAACCCCCAGCAGGTGGCGCTGGTCCTGGAGAAGACGACCGCCAACATCGGCATGGTCGAGCTGGTCGTGGCCAACGGCCAGTTCTTCGGGGGCGGCATGAAGGTCGCGCCACGGGCGCTGCCCGACGACGGGCTGTTCAACGTCCTGGCGTTCACGGGCGGCAAGGCGCAGGTGTTCACGTTGACGCCGAAGCTGTTCCAGGGCGAGCACCTGCCGAACCCGCGGATCGCCGAGTGGCAGTCCTCGACGGCATCCGTGGCGCCCGAGGAACCGATGCTGGTCGAGGCCGACGGCGAGGTCCTCGGGACCACTCCCGCGTCGTTCACCGTGGTCGACAAGCCGCTCGTCCTCAAGATCTGA
- a CDS encoding hydantoinase/oxoprolinase family protein: MTYRLGVDVGGTFTDVLLIDTDTGGTWRVKTASTPADQSIGVLHGIRRVCDDAGIAMADIGEVLHGTTVATNAILEQKGARVGLVTTKGFEQVLQIARSFVPGGLAGWIIWPKPEPLASLEHTVGAVERVASDGTVVTRLDEEAIRADLYRLKDAGIEALSVSLINSFANTDHEKTIGAIATEVLGNDIGVSLSSSVLPELREYERTVTTVANGYVQPQVSRYISNLQAELRDGGITGDLKILRSDGGLASADAATASPVNMLLSGPAGGVAGAAWVAQQVGHSDFLTFDMGGTSTDVALVQDGVPRIGRQTRVGDLDVRAASVDVRTVGAGGGSIAHVPQLTRALRVGPQSAGAAPGPAAYGQGGTEPTVTDANLVLGYLPSSLAGGEIALDIDAARTAVGTIADATDLGSVEAAASGIIDIVNENMFGALRLVSVQQGFDPRDFALVAFGGAGPLHANALGRLLGSWPVIIPPSPGVLCAYGDATTSLRDESARTWIRQLPDTSDPEIATAFDELAAAARTTLRAEGIDDGDMVVEFAADVRYHGQGFEIPIPVDREAFDGEGAGLAAIASAFDAEHDRLFGFLLDTTAHEVVTLRATASGPRPNVTPDTVDEGESVADATVGRHRIWVDGAHHEAVVIDRSLLGAGAVVDGPAVITEMDSTTLVLPGHIATVHPSGSLLITPTEEA, from the coding sequence ATGACCTACAGGCTCGGAGTCGACGTCGGAGGCACCTTCACCGACGTCCTGCTGATCGACACCGACACCGGCGGGACGTGGCGGGTCAAGACCGCCTCCACGCCGGCTGACCAGTCCATCGGCGTCCTGCACGGCATCCGCCGGGTGTGCGACGACGCCGGGATCGCGATGGCCGACATCGGCGAGGTGCTGCACGGGACGACCGTTGCCACCAACGCGATCCTCGAGCAGAAGGGCGCCAGGGTCGGCTTGGTCACGACGAAGGGCTTCGAGCAGGTCCTGCAGATCGCCCGCTCGTTCGTCCCCGGCGGGCTCGCCGGCTGGATCATCTGGCCCAAACCCGAACCGTTGGCGTCGCTGGAGCACACGGTCGGTGCGGTCGAACGCGTCGCCTCGGACGGGACCGTCGTCACCCGGCTCGACGAGGAGGCCATCCGCGCCGACCTGTACCGGTTGAAGGACGCCGGCATCGAGGCGTTGTCGGTGTCGTTGATCAACTCCTTCGCCAACACCGACCACGAGAAGACGATCGGGGCCATCGCGACCGAGGTCCTCGGCAACGACATCGGTGTGTCCCTGTCCTCCAGCGTGCTGCCCGAGCTCCGCGAGTACGAGCGCACCGTGACCACCGTCGCCAACGGCTATGTGCAGCCGCAGGTCTCCCGCTACATCAGCAACCTGCAGGCAGAGCTCCGGGACGGGGGCATCACCGGCGACCTGAAGATTCTCCGCTCCGACGGCGGGCTGGCATCCGCCGACGCCGCCACGGCCTCGCCCGTCAACATGCTGCTGAGCGGACCGGCCGGCGGCGTCGCGGGAGCGGCATGGGTGGCCCAGCAGGTCGGGCACAGCGACTTCCTGACCTTCGACATGGGTGGGACCTCCACGGATGTGGCCCTGGTCCAGGACGGTGTGCCCCGCATCGGTCGACAGACCCGCGTCGGCGACCTCGACGTCCGGGCCGCCTCGGTCGACGTCCGCACCGTGGGGGCCGGCGGCGGCTCGATCGCCCACGTCCCCCAGCTGACCCGTGCGCTGCGGGTGGGTCCGCAGTCCGCTGGTGCCGCGCCCGGGCCGGCCGCCTACGGCCAGGGCGGCACCGAGCCGACGGTCACCGACGCCAACCTCGTCCTCGGTTACCTGCCCTCCTCGCTAGCAGGGGGTGAGATCGCGTTGGACATCGACGCCGCTCGGACAGCCGTCGGGACGATCGCCGACGCCACGGACCTGGGGAGCGTCGAGGCCGCGGCCTCGGGCATCATCGACATCGTCAACGAGAACATGTTCGGGGCCCTGCGGCTGGTCAGCGTCCAGCAGGGTTTCGACCCGAGGGACTTCGCGCTCGTGGCCTTCGGAGGCGCAGGTCCCCTTCACGCCAACGCGCTCGGGCGCCTCCTGGGGTCGTGGCCGGTCATCATCCCCCCCTCCCCCGGCGTCCTGTGTGCCTACGGGGACGCCACCACGTCGCTGCGCGACGAGAGCGCCAGGACGTGGATCCGCCAGCTTCCCGACACCTCCGACCCCGAGATCGCCACGGCGTTCGACGAGCTCGCTGCCGCTGCGCGGACGACGCTGCGGGCCGAGGGCATCGACGACGGCGACATGGTCGTGGAGTTCGCCGCCGACGTCCGCTACCACGGGCAGGGATTCGAGATCCCGATCCCCGTCGACCGCGAGGCCTTCGACGGGGAGGGGGCGGGGCTGGCTGCGATCGCCTCGGCGTTCGACGCCGAACACGACCGGCTCTTCGGCTTCCTGCTCGACACCACGGCCCACGAGGTGGTGACGCTGCGGGCAACCGCGAGCGGGCCACGACCGAACGTCACCCCTGACACCGTCGATGAGGGCGAATCGGTCGCCGACGCCACCGTCGGCCGCCACCGGATCTGGGTCGACGGTGCCCATCACGAGGCGGTCGTCATCGACCGGTCGTTGCTGGGTGCCGGTGCGGTCGTCGACGGCCCCGCGGTCATCACGGAGATGGACTCCACCACGCTCGTGCTGCCCGGGCACATCGCCACGGTGCACCCCTCCGGTTCCCTGCTCATCACCCCCACCGAGGAGGCCTGA
- a CDS encoding CaiB/BaiF CoA transferase family protein codes for MTTDVPTDRTPMPLEDLRVIELGQLLAGPFCGQLLGDFGADVIKVEDPGRGDPMRQWGREKPHGKSLWWPVVARNKRSVTCDLRTEAGQDLVRKLVADADILIENFRPGTLERWGQAPEDLWAINPRLIVTRVTGFGQTGPYAPRPGYGSIGEAMGGIRHVIGDPDKPPARAGISLGDSLAATFACLGTLVALHHRHTTGRGQVVDSAIYEAVLALMESLLPEWEVAGYQRERTGSVLPNVAPSNAYPTKDGEMVLVAANQDTVFTRLAKVMDQPELATDDRFATHSARGANAALLDDMIAAWTSTIDADDLLHALAEGAVPAGRIFRAKDMLADPHFAAREAIVRIAHPEFGEVPMQNVAPRLTASPGRVRRTGPDLGEHTDEVLREVAGLDDAAIEALRSDGVI; via the coding sequence ATGACCACCGATGTGCCCACCGACCGCACCCCGATGCCGCTGGAGGACCTGCGGGTCATCGAGCTCGGACAGCTGCTGGCCGGCCCGTTCTGCGGACAGCTCCTCGGCGACTTCGGCGCGGACGTCATCAAGGTCGAGGACCCCGGACGCGGTGACCCGATGCGCCAGTGGGGGCGGGAGAAGCCACACGGCAAGTCGCTGTGGTGGCCCGTGGTCGCACGCAACAAGCGGTCGGTGACGTGTGACCTGCGGACCGAAGCCGGTCAGGACCTGGTCCGCAAGCTGGTGGCCGACGCGGACATCCTGATCGAGAACTTCCGCCCCGGCACGCTCGAACGCTGGGGGCAGGCCCCCGAGGACCTCTGGGCCATCAACCCGCGACTCATCGTGACCCGGGTGACGGGGTTCGGCCAGACCGGTCCCTACGCCCCCCGACCGGGGTACGGATCGATCGGCGAGGCCATGGGCGGGATCAGGCACGTCATCGGCGACCCCGACAAGCCACCGGCCCGAGCTGGCATCTCCCTCGGGGACTCCCTCGCGGCCACCTTCGCGTGCCTCGGCACGCTCGTGGCGCTGCACCACCGGCACACGACGGGCCGCGGGCAGGTGGTCGACTCCGCGATCTACGAGGCCGTGCTGGCCCTGATGGAGTCGTTGCTGCCCGAGTGGGAGGTCGCCGGCTACCAGCGAGAACGAACCGGCTCGGTGCTGCCCAACGTGGCTCCGTCCAACGCCTACCCGACCAAGGACGGCGAGATGGTCCTGGTGGCCGCCAACCAGGACACCGTCTTCACCCGGCTCGCCAAGGTGATGGACCAGCCCGAGCTGGCGACTGACGACCGCTTCGCCACCCACTCCGCCCGCGGCGCCAACGCGGCACTCCTGGACGACATGATCGCGGCGTGGACGTCGACGATCGACGCCGACGACCTGCTCCATGCCCTGGCCGAGGGCGCCGTCCCCGCGGGCCGGATCTTCCGCGCCAAGGACATGTTGGCCGACCCCCACTTCGCCGCCCGCGAGGCGATCGTCCGCATCGCCCACCCCGAGTTCGGCGAGGTGCCCATGCAGAACGTGGCCCCCCGCCTGACGGCATCGCCCGGGCGGGTCCGCCGCACCGGACCGGACCTCGGTGAACACACCGACGAGGTCCTCCGCGAGGTCGCAGGCCTCGACGACGCTGCCATCGAGGCGCTCCGATCCGACGGCGTGATCTGA
- a CDS encoding bifunctional homocysteine S-methyltransferase/methylenetetrahydrofolate reductase: MTHRTVQDAGPTATATPNRPLLDRLHSGTPLLGDGATGTMLHLRADLPSDACFEALVLTAPDVVLGLHRDYVAAGVDVLSTNTFAANAVQLRRHGHADDVEAINRAAVDLARTAIGDADVLLAGTVGPLGVPMAPYGRMSAEEAKGFFVQQMRALEGVDVIALETFGDHGELLTALAAAREVHPDVPVIAHATFARDDRTVLGVLPGRVAAELHAAGADVIGVNCSGGPAQIQRLIEAMRRSVPDARLSAYPNAGFAEQVGGRVLYPATPQYFAQATERLRAVGVQLVGGCCGTTPEHIAAMRTVLDDPTPPAPIAIAAPTAAPTSDAPTLEPTELGYRLAQRQFTVTVELSPPRGHDTARLLRAAELLRDAGAHLIDVADSPAARMRMSPWAAAQVLQSQVGLETILHFPTRGRNLLRVQGDLLAAHALGLRNLFVTMGDPTRIGDFPEAMDAFDIAPSALIGTIAGRMNVGEDLGGNDIGRPTGFTVGCALNMFADDLDHELDVLERKMEAGAHFALGQAVFEPSRISRFLEAYEARHGRPFDLPVLMGIMPLFGTRQARFLHEEVPGIVIPKAIFERLDAAGDRAPDEGVAIAEELVEAVRPLVAGAYVIPALGKYELAARVVASATR; encoded by the coding sequence GTGACCCATCGAACTGTCCAAGACGCTGGCCCGACGGCCACCGCCACGCCCAACCGTCCCTTGCTGGACCGGCTGCACAGCGGCACCCCGCTTCTCGGCGACGGTGCCACCGGCACGATGCTGCACCTTCGCGCCGACCTGCCCAGCGACGCGTGCTTCGAAGCGCTCGTGCTGACCGCTCCCGACGTGGTCCTCGGCCTGCACCGCGACTACGTGGCCGCCGGCGTCGACGTGCTGTCCACCAACACCTTCGCGGCCAACGCCGTCCAGCTGCGCCGCCACGGCCACGCCGACGACGTCGAGGCGATCAACCGGGCAGCGGTCGACCTGGCCCGGACCGCGATCGGGGACGCCGACGTGCTGCTGGCCGGGACGGTGGGCCCACTCGGCGTGCCCATGGCCCCCTACGGCCGCATGTCGGCGGAGGAGGCGAAGGGCTTCTTCGTCCAGCAGATGCGGGCCCTCGAGGGCGTCGACGTCATCGCGCTGGAGACCTTCGGTGACCACGGTGAGCTGCTGACCGCCCTCGCCGCAGCCCGCGAGGTCCACCCCGACGTCCCCGTCATCGCCCACGCCACGTTCGCCCGTGACGACCGCACGGTCCTGGGAGTCCTGCCCGGCCGGGTCGCCGCCGAGCTGCACGCGGCCGGCGCCGACGTGATCGGCGTGAACTGCTCGGGCGGACCCGCGCAGATCCAGCGGTTGATCGAGGCCATGCGCCGGTCGGTCCCCGACGCCCGCCTGTCGGCCTACCCCAACGCCGGATTCGCCGAGCAGGTCGGCGGCCGTGTCCTGTATCCCGCGACCCCGCAGTACTTCGCCCAGGCGACCGAACGGCTGCGGGCCGTCGGCGTGCAGCTGGTCGGGGGCTGCTGCGGCACCACCCCCGAGCACATCGCCGCGATGCGGACCGTCCTGGACGACCCGACGCCCCCGGCGCCCATCGCCATCGCCGCGCCCACCGCCGCGCCGACCAGCGACGCGCCGACACTCGAACCAACCGAGCTCGGCTACCGCCTGGCCCAGCGTCAGTTCACGGTGACCGTCGAGCTGAGCCCGCCCCGGGGCCACGACACCGCCCGTCTGCTGCGTGCGGCCGAGCTGCTCCGCGACGCCGGTGCCCACCTGATCGACGTCGCCGACAGCCCGGCGGCCCGCATGCGGATGAGCCCGTGGGCCGCTGCGCAGGTCCTGCAGTCACAGGTGGGCCTGGAGACGATCCTGCACTTCCCCACCCGGGGGCGGAACCTCCTGCGGGTCCAGGGCGACCTGCTGGCCGCCCATGCGCTGGGGCTGCGCAACCTGTTCGTGACCATGGGCGACCCCACCCGGATCGGGGACTTCCCCGAGGCGATGGATGCCTTCGACATCGCCCCGTCGGCGCTGATCGGGACCATCGCCGGACGCATGAACGTCGGTGAGGACCTGGGCGGCAACGACATCGGCCGGCCCACGGGGTTCACCGTCGGCTGCGCGCTGAACATGTTCGCCGACGACCTCGACCACGAGCTGGACGTCCTCGAGCGGAAGATGGAGGCCGGTGCGCACTTCGCGCTGGGCCAGGCGGTGTTCGAACCCTCCCGGATCAGCCGCTTCCTCGAGGCATACGAGGCCCGCCACGGCCGGCCGTTCGACCTGCCGGTCCTCATGGGCATCATGCCGCTGTTCGGCACACGACAGGCCCGGTTCCTCCACGAGGAGGTCCCCGGGATCGTCATCCCCAAGGCCATCTTCGAGCGGCTCGATGCGGCCGGGGACCGTGCCCCCGACGAGGGTGTGGCCATCGCAGAGGAGCTCGTCGAGGCCGTCCGTCCGCTCGTTGCCGGCGCCTACGTCATCCCGGCGCTCGGCAAGTACGAGCTGGCCGCTCGAGTGGTCGCGTCGGCCACCCGCTGA
- a CDS encoding cobalamin biosynthesis protein, with protein MPSRRGWLAAGLVAGVVADELLGDPQRWHPVAGYGRAAGWLERRLWADRVGAGAVFTAIAVGLPVVGAVVVDRGLGSRRGGRGALLAVVVWSSVGGRQLREVGERIGSLLEDGDLNSARGWLPWLVGRDPSTLDVDGVARAVVESLAENTADSVVGPLVWGALLGTPGVVGYRAINTLDAMVGHHSPRYERFGTASARLDDLANLLPSRVTAAVTALVAPVVGGSPCRVVAVVRRDGRRHPSPNAGPVEAAAAGALGLTLGGPLSYEGRAERRGPLGDGPPPTPTDIPRSVRLSRWITVGATVLAAVVGQRRTDSR; from the coding sequence GTGCCGTCCCGTCGAGGGTGGCTGGCGGCCGGCCTGGTCGCCGGGGTCGTGGCCGACGAGCTGCTCGGCGACCCCCAGCGCTGGCATCCGGTCGCCGGCTACGGGCGTGCGGCGGGATGGCTCGAGCGTCGGCTGTGGGCGGACCGGGTCGGTGCGGGCGCGGTGTTCACCGCGATCGCCGTCGGGTTGCCGGTGGTCGGTGCCGTGGTGGTCGACCGTGGCCTCGGGTCCCGTCGGGGTGGGCGGGGTGCGTTGTTGGCCGTTGTCGTCTGGTCGTCGGTCGGTGGGCGTCAGCTGCGGGAGGTGGGGGAGCGGATCGGGTCCCTGCTGGAGGACGGCGACCTGAACAGTGCCCGCGGCTGGCTGCCCTGGCTGGTCGGCCGGGACCCGTCGACGCTGGATGTCGACGGGGTCGCCCGCGCGGTCGTGGAGTCCCTGGCGGAGAACACCGCGGACTCCGTCGTGGGCCCGCTCGTGTGGGGGGCGCTGCTGGGCACGCCCGGGGTGGTTGGGTACCGGGCGATCAACACGCTGGATGCGATGGTCGGGCACCACAGCCCCAGGTACGAGCGCTTCGGCACGGCGTCGGCCCGGCTGGACGACCTCGCCAACCTGCTGCCGTCGCGGGTCACCGCCGCGGTCACCGCGCTGGTCGCGCCGGTGGTGGGCGGCTCGCCCTGCCGGGTGGTTGCGGTCGTGCGACGTGACGGCCGACGGCATCCCTCGCCCAACGCCGGCCCGGTGGAGGCTGCGGCGGCGGGGGCGCTCGGCCTGACCCTGGGTGGTCCGCTGTCCTACGAGGGGCGCGCCGAACGACGCGGCCCGCTCGGTGACGGGCCGCCCCCCACGCCGACCGACATCCCCCGGTCGGTGCGGCTGTCCCGATGGATCACCGTCGGCGCGACGGTCCTGGCGGCCGTCGTGGGTCAGCGCCGGACGGACTCGAGGTAG
- a CDS encoding isochorismatase family protein — translation MSPPGGPDGPGHSSGHDRSGWGGALQPGRRPALLLIDMVRAYFDVGGAFELPSTDALEAAARLLDAARSSGVPVVHTCVRYAADGVDGGVFFRKVAGLQVFAADANDGPDGPGAIRPEVAPVDGEVVVVKQMPSAFFGTSLAGTLTAMGIDTVVVGGVSTSGCVRASVVDAMSHGFVPLVVADACGDRSDRVHDGNLEDLAAKYAEVVELSAALAYLESVRR, via the coding sequence GTGAGCCCACCCGGTGGCCCCGACGGCCCGGGGCATTCCAGCGGGCACGACCGGTCGGGGTGGGGTGGGGCGCTCCAGCCCGGTCGCCGCCCGGCGCTGCTGCTGATCGACATGGTTCGTGCCTACTTCGACGTCGGCGGCGCCTTCGAGCTCCCCTCGACCGATGCGCTCGAGGCGGCCGCCCGGTTGCTCGACGCTGCCCGGTCCTCGGGCGTGCCCGTCGTCCACACGTGCGTCCGCTACGCCGCCGACGGGGTCGACGGGGGTGTGTTCTTCCGCAAGGTCGCAGGCCTTCAAGTGTTCGCCGCCGACGCGAACGATGGCCCCGACGGACCGGGCGCGATCCGGCCCGAAGTCGCACCGGTCGACGGCGAGGTCGTGGTGGTCAAGCAGATGCCGAGCGCCTTCTTCGGCACGTCGCTTGCCGGCACGCTGACCGCGATGGGCATCGACACCGTGGTCGTCGGCGGGGTGTCCACATCCGGGTGCGTGCGGGCATCCGTCGTCGACGCCATGTCCCACGGGTTCGTTCCCCTGGTCGTCGCAGACGCCTGCGGCGACCGATCCGACCGTGTGCACGATGGCAACCTCGAGGACCTCGCGGCCAAGTACGCGGAGGTCGTCGAGCTGTCGGCCGCGCTCGCCTACCTCGAGTCCGTCCGGCGCTGA
- a CDS encoding GntR family transcriptional regulator: MDVVDQIRALIVQRVYGPGDRLGEVELADRLGVSRTPVREALQRLAADGLVEIVPRRGARVVELTTDELEHIFELRARVEGMAARRAADSITDDELDHLEALAEQIALFALPGPSQDLDTVYELNARFHEGLAAASRSSTVAATIDGLFHTVAVLRTLSGFDADAVRRSVAHHLEIVAALRARDGAWAESVMRSHLYNARASVLGPRTTTPIPDRSRTTP; the protein is encoded by the coding sequence ATGGATGTCGTCGACCAGATACGCGCCTTGATCGTCCAGCGGGTCTACGGGCCGGGTGACCGGCTGGGGGAGGTCGAGCTGGCCGACCGCCTCGGGGTGTCCCGCACGCCGGTCCGGGAAGCGCTGCAGCGCCTCGCCGCCGACGGCCTGGTGGAGATCGTCCCCCGACGAGGTGCCCGTGTCGTCGAGCTGACGACCGACGAGCTGGAGCACATCTTCGAGCTCCGCGCCCGGGTCGAGGGGATGGCGGCACGCCGGGCCGCCGACAGCATCACCGACGACGAACTCGACCACCTCGAGGCACTCGCCGAGCAGATCGCCCTGTTCGCGCTGCCGGGACCGTCGCAGGACCTCGACACCGTCTACGAGCTCAACGCCCGGTTCCACGAGGGCCTCGCAGCGGCCAGCCGCTCCTCGACCGTGGCCGCCACGATCGACGGCCTGTTCCACACCGTGGCGGTGCTGCGCACGCTCAGCGGATTCGACGCCGACGCCGTCCGCCGTTCGGTCGCCCACCACCTGGAGATCGTGGCCGCCCTGCGGGCCCGGGACGGCGCGTGGGCGGAGAGCGTCATGCGCAGCCACCTCTACAACGCCCGCGCCTCGGTCCTCGGACCGCGGACGACCACCCCCATCCCCGACCGGAGCCGCACCACCCCATGA
- a CDS encoding hydantoinase B/oxoprolinase family protein: MATIIETNTDPVDRVDVDVITLDLVENALRNARYEMDEVLFRTALSPGIREQHDEFPLIGDPEGKMVVGQFGLSIPDFLDNYDGTIEEGDVLLTSDPYACGAAISHANDWLVVMPIFHSGRVVGWASMFGHMSDVGGKTPASMPTDAKTIYEEGVIIPPFKLYKKGELADEALEVILRQVRKPDWNRADLNGIVAACRTAGRRITELCDRFGVETYLSALDALLQRNHDAMKALLGMVFADGETIDFTDYICDDGVGFGPYELKLSLTRNGDRVTLDFTGSSPQAAGPINYYINENLIRMFFGIYMITVADPQILWNDGFYPLIDVVIPEDSFWKPRFPAALSGRNHGIGRVFDLLGGLLGKTNPDLMNAAGFSSSPHFMYSGTYSEGERKGEWFQLYSIGFGGIPGRPMGDGPDGHSLWPSFTNIPCEYLESYYPLRIETWTTVTDTGGAGLHRGGNGVEVAYRFLSDGEIAIHDDRWLTYPWGVIGGEPGARGTKWIERLDGTTEVLPSKCHDVPVRAGELLHFVTWGGGGWGDPLERDPSLVGLEVRRRLVSVDGARRYGVVCDEDGVVDDAATTALREELRRSRPDERPVINAGPPLEEILARCEEETGLPAPKPPMARL; this comes from the coding sequence ATGGCCACGATCATCGAGACCAACACCGACCCCGTGGACCGGGTCGACGTCGACGTCATCACCCTCGACCTGGTCGAGAACGCCCTGCGCAACGCCCGCTACGAGATGGACGAGGTGCTGTTCCGCACGGCGCTGTCCCCCGGCATCCGTGAACAGCACGACGAGTTCCCCCTCATCGGTGACCCCGAGGGGAAGATGGTGGTCGGGCAGTTCGGGCTGTCCATCCCCGACTTCCTGGACAACTACGACGGGACGATCGAGGAGGGTGATGTCCTCCTGACCTCTGATCCGTACGCCTGCGGTGCCGCGATCTCCCATGCCAACGACTGGCTGGTCGTCATGCCGATCTTCCATTCGGGGCGGGTGGTCGGATGGGCGAGCATGTTCGGGCACATGTCCGACGTGGGCGGGAAGACGCCCGCGTCGATGCCGACGGACGCGAAGACCATCTACGAGGAGGGCGTGATCATCCCGCCCTTCAAGCTGTACAAGAAGGGCGAGCTCGCCGACGAGGCGCTGGAGGTCATCCTCCGCCAGGTCCGCAAACCCGACTGGAACCGGGCCGACCTCAACGGCATCGTGGCGGCCTGCCGCACCGCCGGACGTCGGATCACCGAGCTGTGTGACCGCTTCGGGGTCGAGACCTACCTGTCGGCGCTCGATGCGCTGCTGCAGCGCAACCACGACGCGATGAAGGCGCTCCTCGGCATGGTGTTCGCCGACGGCGAGACCATCGACTTCACCGACTACATCTGCGACGACGGGGTCGGCTTCGGTCCCTACGAGCTGAAGCTGTCGCTGACCCGCAACGGCGACCGGGTGACGCTGGACTTCACGGGTTCCTCCCCCCAGGCCGCCGGCCCGATCAACTACTACATCAACGAGAACCTGATCCGGATGTTCTTCGGGATCTACATGATCACCGTGGCTGACCCCCAGATCCTCTGGAACGACGGCTTCTATCCGTTGATCGATGTGGTCATCCCCGAGGACAGCTTCTGGAAGCCACGGTTCCCCGCAGCGCTCAGCGGCCGCAACCACGGCATCGGCCGCGTCTTCGACCTGCTCGGGGGCCTGCTGGGCAAGACCAACCCCGACCTGATGAACGCAGCTGGCTTCTCCTCCTCCCCGCACTTCATGTACTCGGGCACGTACTCGGAGGGAGAACGCAAGGGCGAGTGGTTCCAGCTGTACTCCATCGGGTTCGGTGGGATCCCCGGCCGTCCCATGGGCGACGGCCCGGACGGCCACAGCCTGTGGCCATCGTTCACCAACATCCCGTGTGAGTACCTCGAGTCGTACTACCCGCTGCGGATCGAGACGTGGACGACGGTGACCGACACCGGCGGCGCCGGACTGCATCGCGGCGGCAACGGCGTCGAAGTGGCCTACCGGTTCCTCTCCGACGGCGAGATCGCCATCCACGACGACCGCTGGCTGACCTATCCGTGGGGGGTCATCGGTGGCGAGCCGGGGGCACGCGGCACCAAGTGGATCGAACGGCTGGACGGGACCACCGAGGTCCTCCCGTCGAAGTGCCACGACGTTCCCGTCCGGGCCGGCGAGCTGCTGCACTTCGTCACCTGGGGTGGTGGCGGCTGGGGCGACCCGCTGGAGCGTGACCCGTCGCTGGTCGGGCTGGAGGTGCGGCGGCGCCTGGTGAGCGTGGACGGTGCCCGGCGGTACGGCGTCGTCTGCGACGAGGACGGTGTCGTCGACGACGCGGCGACGACCGCTTTGCGGGAGGAGCTGCGCCGCTCCCGACCCGACGAGCGTCCGGTGATCAACGCCGGCCCGCCGCTGGAGGAGATCCTGGCCCGCTGCGAGGAGGAGACGGGCCTGCCGGCACCGAAGCCACCGATGGCCCGGTTGTGA